A portion of the Manihot esculenta cultivar AM560-2 chromosome 2, M.esculenta_v8, whole genome shotgun sequence genome contains these proteins:
- the LOC122723056 gene encoding cell surface glycoprotein 1-like: MVRIKMKATGGPFMWKKLGLPKSIPYDSDDEAWDTTPPATTNTEMSPATEPATGRTDLPAAQTYRRQKKRPRTPPPPSTIAPKANLAGEMLPEATTSSGHGQKRPRPQSPPRLEPEAAMHPTGHKENTAPPDSTSAVPTNTPADLPSAMASDVPSNVPTDAPSNVPRAVPSDAPMDLPSDTLSDMPSNLLSDLPRPAYPDHIVKSLTFNKISERTRLLKVSSLPYHPGIRHSHGL, translated from the exons ATGGTCCGAATTAAGAtgaaggccaccggcggaccgttcatgtggaagaaactagGGCTACCGAAATCCATCCCCTATGACAGTGACGATGAAGCGTGGGACACCACTCCACCAGCCACCACCAACACCGAAATGTCACCAGCTACTGAACCAGCAACAGGACGCACCGACTTACCTGCCGCCCAGACATACCGCCGGCAAAAGAAACGGCCAAGAACGCCACCACCACCGTCCACAATAGCCCCGAAGGCAAACCTTGCGGGCGAAATGCTACCTGAAGCCACCACTTCCTCCGGCCACGGCCAAAAACGGCCAAGACCACAGTCGCCACCGAGATTAGAGCCAGAGGCAGCCATGCATCCCACAGGACACAAAGAGAACACTGCGCCCCCTGATTCCACCAGCGCTGTGCCCACTAATACGCCAGCGGACTTGCCAAGCGCTATGGCCAGCGATGTGCCCAGCAATGTGCCCACTGATGCGCCCAGTAATGTGCCACGCGCCGTGCCCAGTGATGCGCCCATGGACTTACCAAGTGATACACTCAGTGATATGCCCAGCAATTTGctcagcgatttgcccaggccAGCATACCCAGATCACATCGTCAAATCACTGACATTCAACAAAATTTCTGAGCGCACCAGGCTGCTTAAAGTTTCATCCCTACCATATCACCCAG GAATTCGGCAtagccatgggctgtga